From the genome of Bremerella sp. JC817:
GGCTTCACCATTTTCCACTGCTCGTCGGTGAGCAGAACCTCACGCTTTCCAGCCATCGAAGGACTCCTTTCGATGGTAGGTGTAACGCAAATCGTTGCCTGGCGCAAGCTTATAACGTCAGGGTTTTGAAACAGCTTCTAGACGGATGCTGAAACACTGCATGCCATGCGGTCTGGGAATCTCGTGGGACTTTGCTCAAGTTCTCACGATGGAGAGAGCCACTTCCGCTGACCAAACGCAATCCTATCCCCAAATCGCTCCCCGAATCATCCCCAGAAAAGACCTGCGCCACAGCCAACTACAAACCAAAGGTGAGTGGATCGCCAACTGGCTGGAGAATTCGCACCGTCATATTTCAAAGCGAAAAGAAGTCACTTTTAACAATGGCTCTTCTGACTTCTAGGCTTAGTGAGTGTCCAACTACCGGCGCGTGATTCGTTCGGTTGCGGTGTCGTAGCTGGGGGCGAGGTTTGGCCACTGGAGGTTCTTGAGGCGTTGTTGGGCCTGGTGGGATTGTTGTTGGGCTTGCTGCTGGAACGATTGGTCTTGGGTCAGGTGCTGGATATGGCTGGCGAGACCGTTGGGCGTTCCGTCGTAGAGAAGATGCGACTGGTGGTCGACCAGTTCGGGATAGGCCAAGCGGTTGGGGAGCACGGGAATGCATCCTGCCAGAATCGCTTCGGCGGCGGAGATGCCGAAGAACTCGTGGATGGCAGTGGAAACGAAGAGATCTGCTTCCCTTAGAAGTGCCTGGTAGTCGGCGTGATTTGGCAGAAATCCCCACTGCTCGATCTGGTCTGAAAACATCTCCTGGGCTTCGGCGAAGATCGTCGGGCTATCGCGGAAACTTTCACCCACCACGCTCAGGCGAAAGCTCACGCCGTGATCGTTCAGTTGCTGGAGTGCGGCAAAGAAATCTTCCGGGTTTTTGTCTTGCTCCCAGCGGGCCGCCCAGACGATATGCGGACAATCGAAACGAGGCTGGGTCTCTCGCTTGGGACTAACCTCAAGGCCTGGCTGGGCGATCGTGCATCGCTGGGCAAGCAGGTCGATCTGGTCATCCAGGTGGTAATCGGGAAAGCGGGACAGGAACTGCCGGGTTGCCTGAAGGAACTCGTCGCGATGGTACTGCGAATTGAACCAGATCGCATCGGCGGCGAGCATCGACTGGAAGTTATCGAAGGCGTAGTGATAGTCACGTTGCGTGCGGAACTGATCGGGGTAGGTCAGCTGGTTTTCATGAAAGTAGAGGAGCGTCGGCAGTGGGCCGATCGCTTTCGGGGCCAGGCCGCGAAAGGCTGCCAGGTTCAGCATATCGGTGCAAAGCAGAAGATCGAAGTCGGTGCTATGCGCCTCGTGAAGCTGCTGGGCGAAGGTGATCGCCGCGTGCCGCATTCGCCACTTCCAGTGATGGGCCGGCAAGGTAAGGCAGGTCCAATCATGGCGACTTGCCTGGCTCCACCCGTCGAGGAAAGCACGATGGCTTCCGCCATAATAAGGTTCGAGGGCCAGGATCTTCATGCAAGTGGTCGAAAGGCAAGACTGCGGAACAATAGGTCATCTGTTCCGTAGCTTAGTCCCTAGCGAACGATGGTGCCAGTCTCGGGGCGGTCGAACTGGCTGAGCTGAATCAACGAGCTGTCCGGCGAGATCTCGGCGGCCCGCTGAAAGGCAAGCATTGCTCCGGCGGAATCGCCCGAGAATTCGAGGGCCATCGCATGCAAGTGATGCAGGTTGGCATCATTCGGGAAGTCGTTCAGCAGGTTCGCATAGATGGCCGCGGCATCATCGAACTCGTTGCGAGACATATGGACTTCAGCCTTCAGAAGAAACATCTCTTTGCAATCGGGATCGAGCTTGGCGACTTCCGAAAGTGCGTGCAAGCAATCGTCGTAGCGACCAGATTCGAGCATCGTCGAGGCTGCTTGAAGCCGCGTGGTGATATGTCGCTCGTCAACCAGTCGGCGAATTTCTTCCTTACGCTGCCGCTCCTCCTTGCCTGGATCCATAATCGCTTCACGCAGTTTGGGCGAGATCGCGCAGCCAGTGGTTTGGCTGATCAGCAGTGATGCGGCGAACAAAGCGAGAAGAAAACGGCGCATAGTTGTGGTTCGACTATTGATGGGCTTCGATCCGTGGATTGATCACCGGGTGTGGCGACGGAAATAGCTGCTCGGGATACAACGGCGGCGCGGGATCGATCCGATCGAGGTGCCATGGTGAAACCTCGACGCCGTGCGGATGATTCCACGGGGCCAGGCCTTCTTTCAGGTGCGTGTGAACCGAGCGATCTCCGAGGCCAGTTTGGGCAACGATCTTCTCGCGAAGGGCCACCGCTTCCAGGATCGTGTCGTCATAATGAATTGCCAGGTTGACGTATCGCAGTGCGGAGTAAGCATCGCCAGTCGCCCAGGCCGCGGTCGCTCGGCGGTAGTAGTTTCGTCCGATGTGGGCTTTGCTGAGTGGGCTCATCTTGTCGGCGCTGTATTCATGCTGCACCTCGAACAGGTCGCGAGCCTGTTCGCCATCTTGCGGGATGTTGCCTGGATCGACGATACGTGGCGTGATCAGAACAATCAGCTCCTGACGCTCCAGGTCTTCCAGCTTCGAGCGAAACAGCACGCCAACGCCTGGCAGACTGCCTAGCAGCGGAATCTGCGAACCACTCGTCTTTTGATCGCTTTTGATCAGACCACCGATGACGACCGTACGGCCATCGGGGCACATGATGTTGGTGGTGACCTGGGTGACCTTCTTATTGGGAATCGTCAGGCCTTCTTCGACGCGCACATCGCCGGTCGAGATTTCAGGATGCACTTCCAGTCGTACCATTCCATCGCTGGTGATAAAGGGACGCAAGCGAAGCTGCGTACCGACGTCGAGGAATTCAACGGTTTGCGTCGAAGCACTTTCGGTAACGGTCGTGCTGATATAGCCCTTCTGTTCACCGATCAAGACTTCAGCACGCTGCTTGTTCAGTACCAGAAGCTGCGGTGCGGCGATCACGTTGGTTTCACCGATCGTCTCCAGTGCTTCCACGAACAACGAAAGGTTGGCATCCAGGTAACCGAGTTTCAGCCCGCCATCCGCCATGTTGACCGTCGGAAGCGTACTGGATGGGAACTCGGAGATGATACGGATCGTGTTGCTTTGACGGAGGGCCTCGAAGCTAACGCCCATGTCGAGTGAGTCTTCCAACTGAACGCTGAGGATCATCGCTTCAATCGCCACCTGCAGCGGGCGGCAATCTAGTTCGAGGATGGCCTGATCTATCTTCTTCAGGTTTTGCTCGTAATCGCGAATGATCACGGTTTCTTCGCCGGCGTAGTCGTTCGCGCCTGAGCCGGTCGAATCCGCACCAATGCCAACCTTCGATGCGGTCGAGATACTGATCGAGCCAACGCCTTCGGTCAACAACGGTGTCAGCAGGGTCTGGACTTCCGAGGCCTGAATGTATTTAAGGCGATAGATCCGCGTGCCCATCTTGTCCTGCAGTACCTGCATGCCTTGGATATCCGCCGGGGTCCCGACGAAGATGAAGCCATCTTCTTCCTGCATGATGTAGCCGGTCGATTTCAAGATCGCGGCCAGTGCGGTGCGAACATCGACCTTGGTGAGCGATGCGGAAACGCGCCCTTGGACGTTTTGGCTCGGCAAGATATTCAGCTGACCTTGTTCGCTCAACAGTTCAATGACCTCGCGGATATCGCTGTCTTGAATCACGATCGTTAGCTTGTCGTCCCCTTCGTCGGGGATGATGCGTGGCTGCGATGGACTGGGCAAGTCGATCGGTTCTGGCGAAGGCTGATAGGCAGGCTCAGCGGTTGGGGTTGCAGGCGGCAACGCAGGTGGAGCGGCGTTCACGGCCGAGCCGGCGGCACCAGTCGGGTCGTTCTTTGACGTGGCGACTTCTTTCATCGAGTCGAGGGCTTTGTTGACCACGTCCCACGAGCGGTTTTGCTGTTCAGCCATTTGCTGTTGGGTCGCTTCGGCTCGCTCGAGCGTCTTTTTGATGGCATCCAGGTCAAACTGCTGGGTGTAATTGGGTTCCAGCGGAATCGTGGTCGGTGCCGTTGGTTGTGCGTCGATGTTGACGTTGGAAGTCAGATGCGTCGTCGGGGCAGGCTCTGGTTCGGCTGCGACGACAGGTTGCGGAATTGCCTGGGCCAGGAAGGTGGGCAGATTCCATTGAGAGAGATCGCACGACTCGAGGAAGATTGCCAGGGCAATCCCGCCGAGCGTGCTGATGAG
Proteins encoded in this window:
- a CDS encoding DUF3524 domain-containing protein yields the protein MKILALEPYYGGSHRAFLDGWSQASRHDWTCLTLPAHHWKWRMRHAAITFAQQLHEAHSTDFDLLLCTDMLNLAAFRGLAPKAIGPLPTLLYFHENQLTYPDQFRTQRDYHYAFDNFQSMLAADAIWFNSQYHRDEFLQATRQFLSRFPDYHLDDQIDLLAQRCTIAQPGLEVSPKRETQPRFDCPHIVWAARWEQDKNPEDFFAALQQLNDHGVSFRLSVVGESFRDSPTIFAEAQEMFSDQIEQWGFLPNHADYQALLREADLFVSTAIHEFFGISAAEAILAGCIPVLPNRLAYPELVDHQSHLLYDGTPNGLASHIQHLTQDQSFQQQAQQQSHQAQQRLKNLQWPNLAPSYDTATERITRR
- a CDS encoding tetratricopeptide repeat protein — its product is MRRFLLALFAASLLISQTTGCAISPKLREAIMDPGKEERQRKEEIRRLVDERHITTRLQAASTMLESGRYDDCLHALSEVAKLDPDCKEMFLLKAEVHMSRNEFDDAAAIYANLLNDFPNDANLHHLHAMALEFSGDSAGAMLAFQRAAEISPDSSLIQLSQFDRPETGTIVR